The Rhinolophus ferrumequinum isolate MPI-CBG mRhiFer1 chromosome 6, mRhiFer1_v1.p, whole genome shotgun sequence genome has a window encoding:
- the LCTL gene encoding lactase-like protein, with product MKPVPAVTLWWVLLLVPRLGATRTGSPEEASFYYGTFPLGFSWGVGSSAFQTEGAWDQDGKGASIWDAFTHSGKGKVLGDETADVACDGYYKVQEDILLLRELHVNHYRFSLSWPRILPTGIRADQVNQEGIKFYSDFIDALLGNNVTPIVTLYHWDLPQLLQVEYGGWQNISMTKYFTDYANLCFEVFGDRVKHWVTFSDPRKMAEKGYETGHHAPGLKLHGTGLYKAAHHIIKAHAQAWHSYHHTWRSKQQGLVGISLNCDWGEPVDISNPKDVEAAERYLQFCLGWFANPIYAGDYPQVMKEHIGRKSAEQGLDVSRLPEFSLQEKSYIKGTSDFLGLGHFTTRYITAKNYPSRQGPSYQNDRDLIELVDPNWPDLGSTWLYSVPWGFRRLLNFAQTQYGDPPMYVMENGASQKLHSTHLCDKWRIQYLKGYINEMLKAIKDGAHIKGYTSWSLLDKFEWENGYSDRYGFYYVKFNNRNKPRYPKASVHYYKKIITANGFPNPREVKSWYFKALETCSINNQMLAAEPLLSHMQMATEIVVPTVCTLCVLIAALLLMLLLQRQR from the exons ATGAAGCCAGTGCCGGCTGTCACCCTTTGGTGGGTGCTACTGCTGGTACCCAGGCTGGGGGCCACCAGGACGGGATCCCCAGAAGAGGCCTCCTTCTACTACGGAACCTTCCCACTTG GCTTCTCCTGGGGCGTGGGCAGTTCTGCCTTCCAGACGGAGGGCGCCTGGGACCAGGATGGGAAAGGGGCCAGCATCTGGGACGCCTTCACGCACAGTGGGAAGGGGAAGGTGCTCGGGGACGAAACAGCAGATGTGGCCTGTGATGGCTACTACAAGGTCCAG GAGGACATCCTTCTGCTGAGGGAGCTGCACGTGAACCACTACCGATTCTCCCTGTCTTGGCCTCGGATCCTACCCACTGGCATCCGAG CTGACCAAGTGAACCAGGAGGGAATCAAATTCTACAGCGACTTCATCGATGCCCTTCTGGGGAACAACGTCACCCCCATTGTGACCTTGTACCACTGGGATCTCCCACAG CTGCTCCAAGTCGAGTACGGCGGCTGGCAGAACATAAGCATGACCAAGTACTTCACTGATTATGCCAATCTGTGCTTTGAGGTCTTTGGGGACCGGGTGAAGCACTGGGTCACTTTCAGTGATCCTCGG aaaatggcagaaaaaggCTATGAGACGGGTCACCATGCCCCAGGCCTGAAGCTCCACGGCACGGGTCTGTACAAAGCGGCACACCACATCATTAAG gCCCATGCCCAAGCCTGGCATTCTTACCAccacacatggcgcagcaagcagcaAG gGCTTGTGGGGATTTCATTAAACTGCGATTGGGGAGAACCTGTGGACATTAGTAACCCCAAGGACGTAGAAGCTGCTGAGAGATACCTGCAGTTCTGCCTGGGCTGGTTTGCCAACCCCATTTATGCTGGTGACTACCCCCAAGTTATGAAGGAGCATATCG GAAGAAAGAGTGCAGAGCAAGGCCTGGATGTGTCAAGGTTACCGGAGTTCTCACTCCAGGAAAAGAGCTACATTAAAGGCACATCTGATTTCTTGGGATTGGGTCATTTTACGACTCGGTACATCACCGCAAAGAACTACCCCTCCCGCCAGGGTCCCAGCTACCAGAACGATCGTGACTTAATAGAACTGGTTGACCCAAACTGGCCTGATCTGGGGTCTACGTGGCTATATTCTGTGCCCTGGGGATTCAGGAGGCTCCTTAACTTTGCCCAG ACTCAATATGGTGATCCTCCCATGTATGTGATGGAAAATGGAGCATCTCAAAAATTACACAGCACTCATTTATGTGACAAGTGGAGAATCCAATACCTCAAAGGATATATAAATGAAATGCTAAAAG CTATAAAAGATGGAGCTCACATAAAAGGGTACACTTCCTGGTCTCTGTTGGATAAGTTTGAATGGGAGAATGGATACTCAGATAGATATGGATTCTACTATGTCAAATTTAACAACAGAAATAAGCCACGCTATCCAAAGGCTTCGGTTCATTACTATAAGAAGATTATAACTGCCAATGGGTTTCCCAATCCAAGAGAG GTGAAAAGTTGGTACTTCAAAGCCTTGGAAACTTGCTCTATCAACAACCAGATGCTTGCTGCAG AGCCTTTGCTAAGTCACATGCAGATGGCGACGGAGATCGTGGTACCTACAGTCTGTACCCTCTGTGTACTAATCGCTGCGCTTCTCCTAATGCTCCTCCTGCAAAGACAGCGCTGA